From a single Bacteroidia bacterium genomic region:
- a CDS encoding Rpn family recombination-promoting nuclease/putative transposase: MQFVDIKNDIAFRKIFGNENKTIIIISFLNAVMKLKGKDAIEDVEILNPYQLPIIKNLKASIIDVKARDKKGKTYIIEMQVAEPDGLDKRLLYYASKEYSQQIESGEFYTKLKPVIFIGIFDFKFTEGSKYLAHHAVCDVENGERTIKDMDFYFIELPKFEKLLADLQEVTDKWIFFIKEAENLEVVPENVDDEGLKAAYQDANKHSWTKEELEAYDYAAMREQDERGKVELAEKRTKLEVAKKMKVEGFDNDTISRLLGLSSAEIDEI, from the coding sequence ATGCAATTCGTAGATATAAAAAATGACATTGCTTTTCGGAAGATTTTCGGCAACGAAAACAAGACAATCATCATCATTTCCTTCCTCAACGCCGTGATGAAGTTGAAGGGCAAAGATGCCATTGAGGATGTGGAAATCCTCAACCCCTATCAACTTCCCATCATCAAAAACCTCAAAGCATCCATCATTGACGTGAAGGCGAGGGATAAAAAAGGTAAAACCTATATCATTGAGATGCAGGTTGCCGAGCCGGACGGCTTGGACAAAAGGTTGCTTTACTACGCCAGTAAGGAGTATTCCCAACAAATTGAGAGCGGCGAGTTCTACACCAAACTCAAACCAGTAATTTTTATTGGCATTTTTGATTTTAAGTTTACGGAAGGTAGCAAATACCTTGCTCACCATGCTGTCTGCGATGTTGAGAACGGAGAGCGCACGATTAAAGATATGGACTTCTACTTTATCGAACTTCCGAAGTTTGAAAAGTTGCTGGCTGACTTGCAGGAGGTGACGGACAAGTGGATATTTTTCATAAAAGAGGCTGAAAATTTGGAAGTAGTGCCTGAAAATGTGGACGATGAAGGTTTAAAAGCCGCATACCAAGATGCAAACAAACACTCCTGGACGAAAGAAGAATTAGAAGCCTACGACTACGCAGCCATGCGGGAGCAGGACGAAAGAGGGAAAGTTGAATTAGCAGAAAAAAGAACAAAATTGGAAGTAGCCAAAAAAATGAAAGTCGAAGGCTTTGACAATGATACAATTTCTCGGCTTTTGGGCTTATCAAGTGCCGAAATTGACGAAATATAA
- a CDS encoding STAS-like domain-containing protein, with the protein MKIIPLHNYSRDFAENKDIARNLRLEEIEPELKKESEVTIDFDKVTSATQSFIHALISQTIRDYGVDVLERLNFKNCNEQIQTVIEIVVEYVQDGIFTEDDEM; encoded by the coding sequence ATGAAAATAATTCCGCTACATAATTACTCAAGAGACTTTGCAGAGAATAAAGATATTGCGAGAAACTTGCGATTAGAAGAGATTGAACCTGAATTAAAAAAGGAGAGCGAGGTGACTATTGACTTTGATAAAGTTACCTCTGCGACTCAATCCTTCATCCATGCCTTGATCAGTCAAACGATTCGTGATTATGGCGTTGATGTTTTAGAAAGACTCAATTTCAAAAATTGTAATGAACAAATTCAGACGGTAATTGAAATTGTAGTTGAATATGTTCAGGATGGTATTTTTACAGAAGATGACGAAATGTAA
- a CDS encoding ATP-binding protein, with product MKIKTIKIKNFRSYKDEVEIELGDLTSFVGKNDIGKSTVLEALDIFFNDSKGVIKLDKDDVNKHALADGDTETVISVCFEELPTSIVIDSTNQTTLQDEYLLNSNNQLEIIKKYSNGGKEKVFVKAYHPTSNSCQDLLQKKNTDLQKIIKDLTVTCSNQTINAVMRTAIWQHFSSDLQLQEIEIDVTKGDTKSIWDKLQTYLPLYSLFQSDRKNSDGDDEVQDPLKEAVKQILNDTALKAKFDEIATEVKTKLQDVASRTLAKIQEMNPEIASSLKPVIPATESLKWTDVFKSVSIAGDENIPINKRGSGVKRLILLNFFRAEAERRKLAENIPSIIYAIEEPETSQHTAHQKKLIKAFLDLSNTPNTQVIITTHSATLVKELEFQHLRLVKSDSSTKTIEKVLPNRLPYPSLNEVNFLAFSEITEEYHNELYGFIELEGEMTNYRNGKPTMPYNRLKKDGVTVVVENVALTDYIRHQIHHPENTNNARYSFQQLKDSVDLMRNFIQTLTP from the coding sequence ATGAAAATTAAGACGATAAAAATTAAAAATTTCAGAAGCTACAAAGACGAAGTTGAAATCGAATTGGGTGACTTAACATCATTTGTTGGGAAAAACGATATTGGCAAATCAACAGTATTAGAAGCGTTAGACATTTTCTTCAACGACAGCAAAGGCGTAATCAAACTTGACAAAGACGATGTAAATAAACACGCACTCGCAGACGGAGATACAGAAACGGTTATATCCGTTTGTTTTGAAGAGTTGCCAACGAGTATCGTAATTGACAGCACAAATCAAACTACACTTCAAGACGAATACCTTTTAAACTCAAATAATCAACTTGAAATCATTAAAAAGTATTCAAACGGTGGAAAGGAAAAAGTCTTTGTAAAAGCATACCATCCGACAAGTAACAGTTGTCAAGACCTTTTGCAAAAGAAAAATACTGACCTTCAAAAAATCATCAAAGATCTTACAGTTACTTGCAGCAATCAGACAATAAACGCAGTAATGAGAACTGCGATTTGGCAACACTTTAGTTCAGACCTTCAATTGCAGGAAATTGAAATTGATGTTACTAAAGGAGACACGAAATCAATTTGGGATAAACTTCAAACATATCTACCTCTTTACTCTTTATTCCAATCTGACAGGAAAAATAGTGACGGAGACGATGAAGTCCAAGACCCACTAAAAGAAGCAGTTAAACAAATTCTAAATGATACAGCACTGAAGGCTAAGTTTGACGAAATAGCAACAGAAGTAAAAACCAAATTGCAGGACGTTGCTTCAAGGACATTAGCAAAAATTCAGGAGATGAATCCTGAAATTGCAAGTAGCTTAAAACCTGTAATTCCTGCAACAGAAAGTTTGAAGTGGACAGACGTATTCAAAAGTGTTTCAATTGCCGGGGACGAAAACATACCGATAAATAAAAGAGGTAGCGGAGTAAAAAGACTTATTCTTTTGAACTTTTTCAGAGCCGAAGCTGAAAGAAGAAAATTAGCTGAAAACATTCCAAGTATCATTTACGCTATTGAAGAACCTGAAACATCACAACACACCGCGCATCAAAAGAAACTTATAAAAGCGTTTTTAGACTTATCGAACACACCAAACACTCAAGTAATAATTACTACTCATAGTGCAACATTAGTAAAAGAGTTAGAGTTTCAGCATTTACGACTTGTAAAATCAGACAGTTCCACAAAAACCATTGAAAAAGTATTGCCAAACAGACTACCATACCCATCGTTAAATGAAGTAAATTTCCTTGCGTTTTCAGAGATTACAGAAGAATATCATAACGAATTATATGGCTTCATTGAGTTAGAAGGCGAAATGACAAACTATAGAAATGGAAAACCGACAATGCCTTACAATAGACTGAAAAAAGACGGTGTTACCGTAGTTGTTGAGAATGTAGCGCTGACAGATTACATAAGACATCAGATTCATCACCCAGAAAACACAAACAATGCAAGATATTCGTTTCAACAACTCAAGGACTCGGTGGACTTAATGAGAAACTTTATTCAAACCTTGACACCGTGA
- a CDS encoding sialidase family protein produces the protein MNIYNLSFLLLFQFLFPSEEQLALTPSSDLPKCQLEQNSANAKTANLVFTSTDGGQSWQDISAGLPEPVKDDYGVDKIFSFADDHGLYVSVGDGIYHNKPHSTAPIWKKDIFPDNHCNIAPGRAGIFAYNYWSNGVFQKKYGTNAWAPVFADFQEKQVYSVFETATGTIFINAEKSLFRSTNSGKSWKHVGDMVGELVESNGVLLGTTSKGIVRSTDNGETWALVISEGGAGIEVERIEGGFAAITFNGKSRTRRVRTSYDGGITWQPIDADLPPQLSIASIIQVGENFFCGHPKGIFRSSDKGKTWKLLLPSIEDKVFNLQVSGNVIYAIPINGGC, from the coding sequence ATGAATATCTACAATCTCTCTTTCTTACTTCTTTTTCAATTCTTATTCCCCTCTGAGGAGCAGTTAGCATTGACTCCGTCATCTGATCTCCCGAAATGTCAGCTTGAACAAAACAGCGCTAACGCGAAAACTGCAAACCTTGTTTTTACATCTACCGATGGCGGACAATCCTGGCAGGACATAAGTGCAGGCTTGCCCGAGCCGGTGAAAGATGATTATGGTGTAGACAAGATCTTTTCGTTTGCCGATGATCATGGACTCTATGTATCTGTCGGGGATGGGATATATCACAATAAACCCCATTCTACTGCTCCTATTTGGAAGAAAGATATTTTCCCCGACAATCACTGCAATATCGCTCCCGGAAGGGCCGGCATATTTGCATACAATTACTGGAGCAACGGAGTTTTCCAAAAAAAATATGGAACGAACGCATGGGCGCCGGTATTCGCAGATTTCCAGGAGAAACAGGTGTATAGCGTTTTTGAAACAGCCACAGGCACTATTTTCATCAACGCCGAAAAAAGTCTTTTTAGATCTACCAATAGTGGAAAATCATGGAAACATGTTGGTGACATGGTCGGAGAATTGGTAGAGTCGAATGGCGTATTGCTGGGGACCACCTCGAAAGGGATCGTAAGATCGACCGATAATGGTGAAACCTGGGCGTTGGTAATCAGCGAAGGCGGCGCAGGCATCGAGGTAGAACGCATCGAAGGTGGATTTGCTGCGATCACATTCAATGGAAAGTCCAGAACCCGAAGAGTGCGAACATCCTACGACGGTGGCATAACCTGGCAGCCCATTGATGCTGACCTTCCGCCGCAGCTTTCCATTGCGTCCATTATACAGGTTGGTGAAAACTTCTTTTGCGGTCATCCCAAAGGCATTTTCAGATCATCGGACAAGGGAAAAACCTGGAAACTGCTACTTCCTTCCATAGAAGACAAGGTTTTCAATTTACAAGTTTCAGGCAACGTGATTTATGCCATACCCATAAATGGAGGATGCTAA
- a CDS encoding DUF1330 domain-containing protein — protein MNKYIDANPEAGKVFYQNFHNKGKIVMLNLLKFKAIADYTDLEELKPANEISGEDAYQLYMDHTLPELEKAGSRIIYFGKSQNFLIGPDSEKWDAVLLVEHESVLKFMEFAKNPDYLKKAGHRTAALEDSRLLPTNEIKNYSQQHI, from the coding sequence ATGAATAAATATATCGACGCAAATCCTGAAGCTGGAAAAGTTTTCTATCAAAACTTCCACAACAAAGGAAAGATCGTGATGCTAAACTTACTTAAATTTAAAGCAATCGCTGACTATACAGATCTGGAAGAACTAAAACCTGCGAATGAAATCAGTGGAGAAGATGCCTACCAGTTGTATATGGACCATACTCTACCTGAACTAGAGAAAGCTGGTAGCCGAATTATCTATTTTGGAAAGAGCCAAAACTTTTTGATTGGACCCGACTCGGAAAAATGGGACGCAGTTTTGTTAGTAGAACACGAATCTGTTTTGAAGTTTATGGAATTTGCGAAAAATCCAGACTATTTGAAAAAAGCGGGACACCGTACAGCTGCCCTGGAAGATTCCAGGTTATTGCCGACAAATGAAATAAAAAATTATTCCCAACAACACATATAA
- a CDS encoding DUF6671 family protein yields the protein MFNGRNLIIATKHKKESVIAPILEKELGVICFTDETFDTDTLGTFTGEIERELDPVATVRKKCLMAMALSNCDLGVASEGSFGAHPSMFFANADDEFVIFIDKANHLEIIARELSTETNFNGKEIENENDLLNFAESVKFPSHGLILRKSKTDNSDIIKGITNLPDLKKAFHLLYKKFSRVYVETDMRAMYNPSRLKVIETATQKLVDKVNSCCPQCKMPGFGITEAKKGLECSLCGSPTNSTLSYIYRCQKCDFTKEEMYPHKKTKEDPMYCDYCNP from the coding sequence ATGTTTAATGGTAGAAATTTAATCATAGCCACGAAACACAAAAAGGAAAGTGTAATCGCACCGATTCTTGAAAAAGAGTTGGGCGTAATATGCTTCACAGATGAAACCTTCGATACTGACACATTAGGAACTTTTACAGGAGAGATTGAAAGAGAACTTGATCCCGTAGCGACAGTCAGAAAAAAATGCCTTATGGCAATGGCACTAAGCAACTGCGATCTGGGAGTGGCAAGTGAAGGTTCTTTTGGTGCTCATCCTTCAATGTTTTTTGCAAATGCAGATGATGAGTTTGTTATTTTTATTGATAAAGCAAACCATTTAGAGATAATAGCCAGAGAATTAAGTACAGAAACGAATTTCAATGGTAAAGAAATTGAAAATGAAAATGACCTCTTAAACTTTGCGGAATCAGTAAAATTCCCTTCTCATGGGCTAATTCTTCGCAAGTCGAAAACAGACAACAGCGATATAATCAAAGGCATTACAAACTTACCAGACTTAAAAAAAGCATTCCATTTACTCTATAAAAAATTCAGCAGGGTGTATGTTGAAACCGATATGAGAGCGATGTACAACCCAAGCCGTTTGAAGGTAATTGAAACTGCAACCCAAAAATTAGTTGACAAAGTAAATTCTTGTTGCCCTCAATGCAAGATGCCCGGTTTTGGCATTACCGAAGCAAAAAAAGGATTAGAATGTAGTTTATGTGGTTCGCCCACCAACTCTACCTTGAGTTATATTTATCGCTGCCAAAAATGTGATTTCACCAAAGAAGAAATGTATCCACATAAAAAAACAAAAGAAGACCCTATGTACTGTGATTACTGTAATCCATAA
- the arr gene encoding NAD(+)--rifampin ADP-ribosyltransferase gives MEQNKKEAKSNGPGATPFAQTYFHGTKADLKIGDFITVGNNSNFGQRKNAKYIFLSATLDAAIWGAELAIGAGRERIYLVEPTGAIEDDPDLTDKKFPGNPTKSYRSTEPFKIVGEVSVWQGHPAAQVDAMKDALEKLKEQGIHSLNDE, from the coding sequence ATGGAACAAAACAAAAAAGAAGCGAAATCAAACGGACCAGGTGCGACGCCTTTTGCCCAGACATATTTTCACGGTACAAAGGCAGACCTGAAAATTGGAGACTTTATTACAGTTGGCAACAACTCAAACTTTGGACAAAGGAAAAATGCAAAATATATTTTCTTGTCTGCCACATTAGATGCGGCAATTTGGGGTGCCGAACTCGCCATTGGAGCAGGGCGGGAAAGAATTTATTTAGTTGAGCCTACAGGAGCAATTGAAGACGACCCGGATCTGACAGATAAAAAATTTCCGGGCAATCCCACAAAATCTTATCGTTCGACCGAACCTTTTAAAATTGTAGGTGAAGTTTCGGTTTGGCAAGGACACCCGGCTGCGCAAGTTGACGCAATGAAAGACGCATTGGAAAAACTTAAAGAACAAGGCATTCACTCACTGAATGACGAGTGA
- a CDS encoding alkaline phosphatase family protein yields MKFIVPLLIVLLFASCEFQSNSKGKQLWIIAAPAGNEFTQIDKTGKTVIPNGRYLTPAGNSIITAPHPYGLTLSPDGNVAVTANSGTNPLSITIIRNILSQNPEVQQIPPGPSSDQGVLASVFMGLAISPDNQTVYVAGGQENVVYIFDVNSGEKKGMIDCSFSDENVDYSTGYIGDLKLSQDGKTLYAVDQIGFRMIIIDTGSKTLKKSVPVGRYPFGICLSPDEKKVYVANVGMFQYSFIKDGTQEDANIKPVPYPVFAYGSEEMQKGIENDTLSVKGLGDMNAIEAFSVFAISVENPLAAEVVAKIKTGHLVGAMVEDIPAVGGSSPNSMVATDEYVFVSNGTNDNISVISIQKDTVVNTIYLKPDDRIKQFRGVIPFGLALSPDQKKLFVAESGINAIGVIDIATQKVLGHIPTGWFPSKVEVSRDGKKLIIANAKGFGSGPNGGAAFTPGEEGSYIGSLMKGTVQVVDIPDDHGLKAMTEQVISNNFAFTKATDPVYKTRENNPIPLYPGEKESPIKHIVFISKENRTYDEVFGQIQNGNGDSTIARYGRNASFSNNEKTASVSQATVMPNHLALARQFGISDNFYVDSDVSADGHRWLVNTYPNEWCETATAASYGGNRNFKEDSKAPGIFAMNGAAGAIYPEDYNEAGSMWDHLERHAVDFYNFGFSIMFEPALYKAEYKYTGIKQYVNYPMPQPLFERTSKMYPTYNTAIPDQFRVDQFIKEFDEKWMDGQNMMPAFTTVIIPNDHGAGDRPEAGYPFRESYMADNDLAVGRIVEYLSRTPYWKNMLIVITEDDAQNGVDHIDAHRSILMLISPWVKKDYVSHTHYSFGSLFKTFWNILGMPYLNQYDAGATDLSDFFTENPDYTAYNAVDIDGRIFDPQKALDPFDENFNWKALEESPEIDNVEDMIRDSKEQDKDRLENREKK; encoded by the coding sequence ATGAAATTTATAGTCCCACTACTGATAGTATTACTTTTTGCGTCATGCGAATTTCAAAGTAATTCGAAGGGAAAACAATTATGGATCATCGCAGCACCCGCAGGCAATGAATTCACCCAAATTGACAAAACCGGAAAAACGGTCATCCCAAACGGAAGGTACCTTACGCCTGCCGGCAACAGTATTATAACGGCCCCACACCCTTATGGGCTAACCTTAAGCCCCGATGGCAACGTTGCGGTTACCGCCAATTCGGGAACCAATCCCCTATCGATTACCATCATCAGAAATATCTTATCCCAAAATCCGGAAGTACAACAGATCCCCCCCGGCCCTTCATCTGACCAGGGGGTATTGGCTTCAGTTTTTATGGGTTTGGCCATTTCACCTGACAACCAAACAGTCTATGTTGCCGGTGGTCAGGAGAACGTGGTGTATATATTTGACGTGAATTCAGGTGAAAAGAAAGGCATGATTGATTGTTCATTCAGCGATGAAAATGTGGATTATTCAACCGGATATATCGGCGACCTGAAGTTATCACAAGACGGAAAAACGCTGTATGCCGTAGATCAGATAGGTTTTCGGATGATTATTATCGATACAGGTTCGAAAACGCTTAAAAAATCTGTTCCGGTGGGTCGTTATCCGTTTGGGATTTGTTTATCCCCTGATGAAAAAAAGGTTTATGTAGCCAATGTCGGCATGTTTCAATACTCCTTTATCAAAGATGGTACCCAGGAAGATGCCAACATAAAACCCGTTCCTTACCCTGTGTTTGCATATGGCTCAGAAGAAATGCAAAAGGGTATTGAAAATGATACCCTTTCAGTTAAAGGTTTAGGGGATATGAATGCCATTGAGGCATTTTCCGTATTTGCCATCAGTGTCGAAAATCCACTTGCCGCCGAGGTGGTAGCAAAAATCAAAACTGGTCATTTAGTCGGGGCGATGGTTGAGGATATTCCCGCAGTCGGAGGTTCCAGTCCCAATTCAATGGTAGCTACTGACGAATATGTATTTGTCAGCAATGGCACAAATGATAATATCTCGGTCATCTCCATCCAAAAAGATACGGTGGTAAACACGATTTATCTGAAGCCGGATGATCGCATCAAACAATTCCGGGGCGTCATTCCTTTTGGATTGGCTTTGAGCCCGGATCAAAAAAAATTGTTCGTCGCAGAATCGGGGATCAATGCCATTGGGGTTATAGATATTGCCACGCAAAAGGTTTTGGGGCATATTCCTACGGGCTGGTTTCCCTCAAAAGTTGAAGTAAGCCGCGATGGGAAAAAATTGATTATCGCAAATGCCAAAGGCTTTGGGAGCGGCCCTAATGGCGGGGCAGCCTTCACCCCTGGTGAGGAGGGCAGTTATATCGGATCGCTGATGAAAGGGACAGTACAGGTAGTAGATATCCCGGATGATCACGGGTTGAAAGCCATGACAGAACAGGTAATATCAAACAACTTTGCATTCACCAAAGCTACTGATCCTGTGTATAAAACCCGCGAAAACAATCCCATACCGCTCTATCCGGGAGAAAAAGAGAGTCCAATCAAACATATCGTATTTATCTCAAAAGAAAACAGAACCTACGATGAAGTTTTTGGACAGATACAGAATGGCAACGGCGACTCCACCATTGCTCGCTATGGCCGGAACGCAAGTTTTTCCAACAATGAAAAAACAGCCTCCGTTTCTCAGGCAACGGTTATGCCCAACCACCTGGCATTAGCAAGGCAGTTTGGTATTTCCGACAATTTTTATGTGGATTCAGATGTCTCAGCCGATGGTCATCGCTGGCTGGTAAATACCTATCCGAATGAATGGTGTGAAACAGCCACAGCGGCCAGTTATGGCGGCAACCGAAACTTTAAGGAAGACTCAAAGGCTCCCGGTATTTTTGCAATGAATGGCGCAGCAGGTGCCATCTATCCCGAAGATTATAACGAAGCGGGTTCTATGTGGGATCATCTGGAACGCCATGCTGTGGATTTCTATAATTTTGGGTTTAGCATCATGTTTGAGCCGGCACTTTACAAGGCTGAGTATAAATATACGGGGATAAAACAATACGTGAATTACCCCATGCCACAACCGCTTTTTGAGCGTACTTCCAAAATGTATCCAACGTATAATACCGCTATCCCGGATCAGTTTAGGGTGGATCAGTTTATCAAAGAGTTTGATGAAAAATGGATGGATGGGCAGAATATGATGCCGGCATTCACAACCGTCATTATCCCCAATGATCATGGAGCCGGAGATCGGCCGGAAGCGGGATACCCTTTCCGGGAAAGTTATATGGCTGATAATGATCTGGCGGTGGGCCGTATTGTGGAATATCTTTCCAGAACCCCTTACTGGAAAAACATGCTGATCGTGATTACGGAGGACGATGCGCAAAATGGTGTAGACCATATTGATGCGCACCGCAGTATCTTAATGCTGATTTCTCCCTGGGTAAAAAAAGACTATGTCAGTCATACGCATTACAGTTTTGGCAGCTTGTTTAAAACGTTTTGGAATATTCTGGGAATGCCTTATTTAAATCAATACGATGCCGGAGCGACAGACTTAAGCGATTTTTTCACCGAAAATCCGGATTACACAGCGTACAATGCCGTGGATATCGATGGCCGGATTTTCGATCCTCAAAAGGCATTAGATCCATTTGACGAAAACTTTAACTGGAAAGCCCTGGAAGAATCTCCGGAAATCGACAATGTGGAAGACATGATCCGCGACAGCAAAGAACAGGATAAAGACCGTTTGGAAAACCGTGAGAAAAAATAG
- a CDS encoding sulfatase, translating into MKNSILIACLFLFIFSCSDKTQKPNIVFVFADQWRAQSLGYAGNPDVKTPNLDKLASEGVYFPHAISTIPVCTPFRAMLLTGQYGLKNGMFMNDVLLEPEARSFAKLFKQHGYNTAYIGKWHVDGNARSAFIPKERRQGFDYWKVLGCSHSYNNSNYWGNDDALHTWEGYDAEAQTKDAIAYIEEQSRSGNPFCLLLSWGPPHAPYHSAPQEFRDLYENMDVQLRPNVPAELAEETKAILRGYYAHCSALDSYIKQLQDALKRSNLEDNTIFVFTSDHGDLINSHGQMKKQRIFEESAKVPFIIKYPALLGKEGKKSDFLLNTMDILPTMLGMSGIDIPSGLDGEDITEIILGKKEDDRKASLVACVQPFGQWSRAHGGKEFRGIITQKYTYARDLSGEWLFFDNVADPYQVNNLAGNPAYQSIAENLAGLLTQELNRLNDEFLPGPSYLEKWGYAVDSTGTVPYRN; encoded by the coding sequence ATGAAAAATAGTATTCTGATAGCCTGCTTATTCTTATTCATTTTTTCGTGTAGCGATAAAACCCAAAAGCCTAATATCGTATTTGTGTTTGCGGACCAATGGCGCGCACAATCCTTAGGGTATGCTGGCAATCCAGATGTTAAAACACCTAATCTTGATAAACTTGCTTCTGAAGGGGTATATTTTCCCCATGCAATTTCAACTATTCCGGTATGCACCCCTTTCAGAGCGATGTTGTTGACAGGGCAATATGGATTAAAAAATGGCATGTTCATGAATGATGTTTTGCTTGAGCCTGAAGCCAGGAGTTTTGCCAAACTATTTAAACAACATGGATACAATACTGCTTATATAGGAAAATGGCACGTTGACGGTAATGCCCGCTCAGCTTTTATTCCCAAAGAAAGGCGACAAGGCTTCGATTATTGGAAGGTCCTGGGCTGCTCGCATAGTTATAATAATTCCAATTACTGGGGAAATGATGACGCGTTGCATACATGGGAAGGTTATGATGCAGAGGCTCAAACGAAAGATGCTATTGCATATATAGAAGAACAGTCAAGAAGCGGCAACCCGTTTTGTTTACTGCTTTCCTGGGGGCCGCCTCACGCACCCTATCATTCTGCGCCACAAGAATTCAGGGACCTATACGAAAATATGGATGTGCAACTCAGACCAAATGTTCCGGCAGAATTAGCCGAGGAGACAAAAGCCATCCTGAGAGGGTATTATGCACACTGTTCGGCGCTTGACAGCTATATAAAACAATTGCAGGACGCACTCAAGCGAAGTAATCTTGAAGACAACACCATTTTTGTTTTTACTTCAGACCATGGCGATTTGATCAATAGTCACGGGCAAATGAAAAAGCAGAGAATTTTTGAAGAATCGGCCAAAGTGCCTTTCATCATTAAATATCCGGCATTATTAGGGAAAGAGGGAAAGAAAAGCGACTTCCTCCTCAATACAATGGATATATTACCGACCATGTTGGGTATGTCGGGTATAGATATTCCCTCCGGTTTGGACGGAGAAGATATAACAGAAATAATACTTGGGAAAAAGGAAGATGACCGAAAAGCTTCGCTTGTTGCCTGTGTTCAACCATTCGGGCAATGGTCCAGGGCCCATGGGGGAAAAGAGTTTAGAGGAATTATTACCCAAAAATATACTTATGCGCGCGATTTGTCCGGAGAATGGTTGTTTTTTGATAATGTGGCAGACCCGTACCAGGTAAATAACCTCGCAGGAAACCCTGCATATCAATCAATAGCTGAAAATTTAGCAGGTTTACTTACTCAGGAGCTCAATCGCCTAAACGATGAATTTTTACCGGGGCCTTCCTATTTAGAAAAATGGGGGTATGCCGTTGATTCAACTGGCACAGTACCGTATAGAAATTGA
- a CDS encoding SRPBCC family protein, whose amino-acid sequence MKLSFRIHKNIDFVFDYLTDMKKFVSVHPVISQMDKIESGTYLVHETLKIGFIPFPFTYPVTIDKSIIEKTVSIRAIVFKLTKIEMIFVLTADDDCTIIEEQVDFNSPFPVKSVMERTFKKQHEILFKNIEAAL is encoded by the coding sequence ATGAAACTATCATTTAGAATACATAAAAACATTGACTTTGTTTTTGACTATTTGACTGATATGAAGAAATTTGTTTCAGTCCATCCGGTTATTTCTCAAATGGATAAAATAGAAAGCGGAACCTATTTAGTTCACGAAACATTAAAAATTGGTTTTATTCCTTTTCCGTTTACATATCCAGTGACAATAGACAAGAGTATAATTGAAAAAACCGTTTCTATTCGAGCAATTGTGTTCAAACTGACGAAGATTGAAATGATATTCGTCTTAACAGCAGACGACGATTGTACAATCATTGAAGAACAAGTTGACTTTAACTCTCCTTTTCCAGTAAAATCCGTTATGGAACGTACTTTTAAAAAGCAACACGAAATACTTTTTAAGAATATTGAAGCAGCTCTATGA